The sequence gagggtgcacgggatcattggtgCCAtttccggcttggccaaagatgaataaaattccacttggagtggatttggaatttgaaaaaaagggtgtgcacgggatcattggggccattcctggcttggccaaagatgaataaaaattccacttggagtggatttggatgatttgaaaagaggtatgcacgggatcattggggtcattcccggcttggccaaagaagtttgttttgcttagtttggatgaaaaattccactttgagtgggtttcgatatttttggaaaagggactttttggggacttggttgatgtaccaaaaggacCCACAATCAAGGAGAAATGTTTAAtttaagccttactcacaattatgttcttcatgagaaaagaaagaatccatttaaggcccatcggatgggccaaatatctttaaacccccctttgggtccttaaataaattctcctaatccctaaaaacatatttgctttccgggtccacgaaatccaaatgttttggatgaatgccaatggaaccccaatatcttgaaggctccttggtatttaaacaaaacataagggttccataatttagtcttggtgtatttattaaagtgagacggcttggactaattctaatgactaacgcgttgcatttattttcatggcattcaaataatcctagcatacatctaagcatcatggcataatgtgaaaaatcaaagtcctaagcaagcattctaatgcaatcatcattcataaaataaattcctaatttctatatgcttctagcatcctagaatatcatgtatgcattttttattttacatccactatttttctacactattacaaggcttacactttacaattatgcatgacaaatataaaatgagaaatacaaatattatacaacaattggaatattgcccatggggcccattgctcaaatccggtccaaatcttctaagtatgtcCTCCGGCCCAAATGGTCCCAAGCCCGGtacaagcccaacaaacaaacacaaaatggtCAAATGGGATTCTCATATGTACATCAAgattcaaattaaatcaaacacACATTTCATAATAATTTATTTCGAAGTTTCAAGATAATTATCCAAACAAAATTAGCTAAGGAAAGGAGAGGGGCTTCCATATCAAGTTTGCACGAACAACATTATTAAGCAAAGAACCATAAAATACGCCAAGATTAATGTCAAAAACAATCAGATCCTAAATTGATTCACCAAGTAAGATAAATCCAAGGACAATCGTCAAGCCGTAAACATATTAACACAAAACCATGAGTACAATCCTAAATGCAAGATTAATGTTACCATCAAGAACATAGACAGCCTCAGACTTGTGAACCAAACCAAATACAAACTGGCTTCAACTCAGACTTGTGAATCATTTAGAACTTCTTAATCATTTCAATAACTCATAGCAACACACAAACCTTCAAACCGAATACAGTCACTTACCGAAGCAATAAACAAGATCTAAACGGATCTAAATAAAACCAACATCTCCATTCAAGCAAAACCGAATGCAAACTATTTCAATACCGATTCTAGTATGGAAAGTGAAAGCAAAAAAAGCTCAtttcaaaactgaaaatatGCAGGGATGGAATCATGTATCTTTCAGAGGAATTAAACCATATACAGCATAAGGTTCAGAATTCAAGCCGGCAGTACACCAGAAACAGACAACACAatattcaaagaaacaaaatcgGGAGCAAAACCCCGAAATGGAACCAGTGAGATAATGAAGAAAATAGAATGAAATAATATGTCGATTACCTTCTCCTTATTTTGCTCTCCTTCTACACTATGTTCTTTTGCTCTGATTGTGCGGCTCCCTCTGCTAGCCCTGTTTCTCTATCCAGATTCCTTGTGCAGCGGCTCCTTTCTATCTGTTTCTCTCCTCTTCCGACGGCtttgctctctcttctttcctcttctttttcctctcccgatttcctccttttttcttttttttttctctcttgtttggCTCTTTGTGCCGCCTCCCCCTTTTCCTTGTTATGCGGTTGCTCCCTCCTCTTTCATTGCTCTCTCCCTTTCATATTAAGAGAATGAGACCtcatctcctaaaaccctagttctttcaatttgtcctttttacccttactttttcttttcttttaaccaaGGTAGCGATTCTTTTTGATCTTTTccactttttaattttccatttaatttatttatttatttttattctctagatattttctagggttttgttgtattagGCTTGAGCTTgaattttatgggcttatggtccaagaaatgggTTTTAGGATTTGTGTATGTTTGTGGGTCCATGaaataggctttgaatttttgtgtaagcatgtgggcctatgacacgggctcttgaattttgaattttttcatttttgtatatttttgtttttattaattactCTTCGACCGGAcagaaaccggttactacagctgcccccctttgtatgtcttttatgaaataaaaggcagacaaaggtgtagttaaccgagtttcgtacgggaaggATGaggaaaggtgctcgggatcattgtagccactCCCGGCTTGGCTATGAAAAGTGCTcaggatcactgtagccattcccagcttggctgaaaaaagtgcttgggatcactgtagccattcccagcttggctgaaatctgtgctcgagatcactgtagccattcccggcttggctgaaaaaagtgcttgggatcactgtagtcattcccagcttggctgatatctgtgctcgggatcactgtagccattcccggcttggctatggtgctcgggatcatttgaagccattcctggcttggctatggtgctcgggatcatttgaagccattcttggcttggctatggtgctcgggatcatttggagccattcccgacttggctaaaaagatttttgttttgagaaaaggtgctcgggatcactgtaacCATTCCCGGATTGAAATATGATGACTATGATGAAttgaagacttgtgaatttcacaaaggcATTCAAGGACATTCTCTGGAgagttgttttcaatttcaagcaagggTGCAAGATTTGATTGATAGTAAGAAAGTAGTATTTGGGGTAAAGTCAGGATGCTCAAGTGCAGTCAATGTTATCGGGGATGAATTTTATAAGGGGCCAAGGCCTGGTGGACGGGCAAAGCCAATTGTCTTGCAGTACTTTTTAGAGGATCAACCGACTGTAAAAAGTCCACTTCCTTCAAAGCCTACTTACGTGAGTGATAAGGCTGTTCCGTGGGTATATGAGAAAAGTGGTCCCGAGGTTGCTGTAGATAACATCTCAAGAGTGAGTAGGATAACCCGAACTGGACGGGTTTATTCTCGAGAGGAGTCAGGTGACCCAGTGTCAGATGCGGaagctgaaaggaaaaggaagggaaaggaCGTTGTAGGAGcagaagagaatttgaaagatttgaaaaAAGATCAGATTATAtatgaagaaattaagaaaacagtgactgatggagaaattcaggagtttctAAAGATTGTCCGTCAAAGTGAATATATGATTGTAGACCAGCTAAAAAAGACCCCAGCAAAGATTTCCATCCtagaattaatcatgagttcgAAGCCACACTGTAAAGTGTTGTTGAAAATGCTGAATCAGGCCTATGTGCCagaaaagataccgatagaatCTTTTGACGGGATCGTCAGAAATGTGCTCGCAACTCACTTGTTATCATTCACTGAAGAAGAGATTCCAGATGAAGGGATGGGCCATAACAAGGCGTTGCATATTTCTGCcatgtgtaggggttttgaGGTGGCGAGTATTTTGATTGACAATGGATCGTCGTTGAATATCCTGCCAAAGGAAACTTTTGATAGATTGCCAATTGATagatcatatttgaagcaagtactAGTAGTAGCTAAAGCCTTTGATGGAACCAGgaaggagataatgggggagatCGAGGTCCCACTGGAAATTGCAAATGTGACCTTCAATGTGCCTtttatggtgatggatatatcgCCTACTTACAGTTGCTTGTTAGGGAGGCCGTGGATCCATACTGCTGGTGCAGTACCATCATCTttacatcagaatctcaaatttGCTCACGGAGGAAGAGTTTACATTGTtaagggccagtcagaatggatggtggctagtgtctcaaactcactccatattgACGCGCCCCTGCAGGGAATTGAAAGCTCATTCCAGTCCTTTGAGATTGCTACTGCTAGTTTTGTGAAGGAAGAGCAGCTTTTGGTGTAGCCCCGTTTGTCAAAAGTGGCtaagtttattggaagaattatgttgaagatgggaTTCCGACCAGGAGGAGGTTTAGGCAAAGAGGAacaggggataaagaagccgATAACGGTATTGAAACAGGTTGAGCGTTGGGGGCTTGGGTATAAGCCAAGTAGAGCTGATAGGATACAAGGCCAGGCTGATAAACAGGCAAAGCGAATCCCTCGTTTTGAAGGTCGAGAGCTGGATGTCCCGAAAAAGTCAATCCCCTGGCTTTATGATAGTTTCgtgtttggagatttcttggaaaaggtcaatccgCTCAATGCAGAGGCAATTCCAGGGAAATTGATCCTTACTCTTCCGGTTGATCAAGTTGAAAAGAGTCGAACTGGGGCAAATTTTGGAGAGCTGTGTGAGCAgtttgaagattttcatgtCGCTATTATAGAGGAGGATCAGAACTTTGCTACTAAGTCTTATTATGTTGTCCCTCGGCCTCCaggttttgagctcaacaactggaccagtttcgaattgccagtctctatcaacagccttcaagagtaatctccatatgcactataatctgtggtccagctcacggccactgattggatttttgtaatgagcatgtctttactttatcttttgatgaattcacaTAGTATGGCcgttgcatgttctcatgtttcagatgattctgctatgcttatcataaataaaaatctttgttcacaattctcacatctattcacttCATTTCATCTATCACTCCAAAtttcacacattccattttaacagaactgaaattgatgataatgaagaagatgaacctaatgaaccagattttggggcacccattaacaatgttgaatctgactctgACACtaaggatgaatttgagatatcgccagaaatgttgagacaagttaatcaagaagaaaagataattcagccacacaaagaaattactgaggttgttaacttgggaactgaagatcagaaaaaggaggttaggattggtgcaacttttgaaggaggagatagaaaaagattgatagaTTTACTGCATGAATACCaggatgtttttgcatggtcatatcaggatatgccaggacttgatacgaacatagtggtccatagattgccattaaaaccagattgtctgccagtgaagcaaaagttgaggagattgaagccggagatgcttttaaagattagagatgaagtaaaaaagcagtttgatgcaggattccttgctgtggcaaaataccctgaatgggttgcaaatatcgtaccagtcccaaagaaggatggtaaggttcggatgtgcatGGATTAtagggatcttaatcgggcaagcccgaaggatgactttcctttaccccaaattgacatactGGTAGACAACACGgctaaacattttgcgttctccttcatggatggattctcaggatataatcAGATCAAtatggcaccggaagatcaagagaaaactactttcatcactttatggggtatcttttgttacaaagtcatgccatttggtctaaaaaatgcgggagctacttatcagcgagccatggtcactctgtttcacgatatgatgcataaagaaattgaggtgtatgtgaatctttaaatatgggcttggtttgatattatgtttggatatccatttgaccccattttttttgtgtttgcttgttggACTTCGGTCGAGTGATACCACTTGGGCCAAGAAGCAATTTAGAGGACTTGGGCTAAAAGACATACATGGAGGAATTGGGTTGGATTTGAGCATTGACCTTCATGGGTTATATTTgtattatatttgtatatgttttttttttattatttttagtttgtatataattgtaaagtgtaacctttgtaatagtgtagtaaaaatagtgaaaagtgcatacatgatattttagggtgctagaagcatatagacattagaaaatgatttttgtgaataatgattgcattagaatgcatgcttaggactttgatttctcacactatgccatgatgcttagatgtatgctagaattgtttgaatgcaatgaaaatgaatgcaacgcgttagtcattagaattaatccaagccgtctcaccttaataaacacaccaagattaacttatggaacctttatgttttgtttaaataccaaggagccttcaagatattggggttccattggcattcatccaaaacatttggatttcgtggacccggaaaacaaatatgtttttagggattaggagaatttatttaaggacccaaaggggggtttaaagatatttggcccgtccgatgggccttaaatggattctttcttttctcatgaagaacataattgtgagtaaggcttgaattgaatctttttcattgattgtgggcctttttggtgcatcaaccaagttcctaAAAATCTCTtcaccaaaaccatcaaaacccattccaatgttcctatccaaatagcctcttttccaaatcatcaaagacatcaaaactcactccgatatggatttttcatccaagaccaaggaaaatatttttggccagcACTTTTTTATTTCAACAACCCCTTCAAGTGGAATTTCTTATTAAACATATTTATGCTAGATTTTACTTTCAATAAATTGTAAGGTATAATCTAAGTAGTGGTGTTCAATTTATCTTGGTGATGTAACTAAAAGACTTGGAAGTTTATTAAATATTGTGGACCCAAATGGATGGAAACGTGTGGATAGCTACCGTGTCGTATAACCACCTCGGGTGAAGGAGGGGTGTTACAAGTTGGTTccttgaaaacaattttactgccatctgtattggcttcttttattcAGCTGGTACTTGATTTTGGCCACTATTTGGCCTTAATTTTGgcaattttctttttataattgcTAACCATTTATTTGCACTTTCTTTTATGTGGCTTGTGGTcatctaatatttttattcataatatatgACCACTAAGGTCAGCCCATAGTGACGGCTAAAAagcctgcttttacattctttatatCATTACAGATGTAGATTTCCAAATGCTTGAGAAATATGGCTTTGAGTATTTTCCattgataaatctcttatgtggctGACCATTTAGGTCTGCCAGTCAATATGTattgcctttgagaattttgtggaccttgaagggtccttcccagtttggagaccatttgcccaactctctatccttgattcctggtggtaggatcaccttccacaccatttggccttcatggaacccttttttcttcactttcttgttgtaggcctttgTTATCTTattcttttggactatcatcctgttcaaatcctccatcctgctttcatccaactgttccagctccatgttcatAGCTTCTGAATACTCTTCAACAGATAGATCATGTTgcttcatgatcctcaaagatgggaccaccagctccataggtagtactgcatcatgcccataagtgagagTAAAAGGGTTGGTTGTagtgtttgttctcttggatataCGGTAGGCCCATAATGTCTCTGGTAATATCCTATGCCATGCTTGGGGATCATCTTCGATAGTTTTCTGCAAGATAAAgatgatcaccttatttgaagcctctgcctgccCATTTGCCTGAGCATAGTGTGGAAtagatgtgagcaatttgactctATAATCTTccagaaatgctttgacctcccctccagtAAACATTAtcccctggtcagttgtgatggtttctagGATGCCAAATCTGAACATAAGTTGTTCTTTGAAGAAATCTACCACCTCTGCCTGTTCGACCTTTTTCAGGTGTATTGCCTCTACCCACTTTGTGAAATAGTTGGTAGCCACCAAGATAAAGTGATGTCCCTAAGATGAAGCTGGAAAGATCTTTCCTATGATATCAAgtgcccaccctctgaatggccatggtttaatgataggttACAGATCTGctgctggtgctttttgaatgttgccaaaTTTTTGGCATTATTGACAGCCTTTTccatatttaatgcaatctttcaggatGGTTGGCCAATAATAGCCTTGTCTTCTaatcaaccatctcatctttggaccggcttgatgtgcgccacagataccttcgtgtacctgttgcattattttcatactttcaataaaactagggcagcgaagtaacaaaccatcagctccttttctaaagagttcaccctcgatcattacGTAACTCTGTGCCAACACTTTCACCTTTCTGGACTctggatcattgggatatgtcagatggttaatgatatctctcctccaatctttCATCTGATCGTCAAGAGCTACGCATTGAAATAACATGCCTCTCTCTGATAGATGGATAAGATCGCCTTTCTACCGTAATGATTTGATACACTAAACTTTTGGAAGCATTAGGCCAAaagctagttgggccaatccattggcctcatgattttgatcTCGTAGAATGTACTTCAACTTCACCTCCTagaagtcatcaagcaattgcaaggttgtactgtagtatggagccaatgtaaaattagcacatttgtattcttcagccagttgttttagcaccaattgagaatctccaaccaccggaatatttttggcttttagttcaagcaagatctccaagccaatgatcAATGCTTTATATTTTGCCTGGTTGTTAgtgcaatcaaaatccaaattaaaagctaaggtaatttttgtacctcttggggattgaatgactaccccagctccagcagccatctcaGTGCTAGACCAGTCAAACTTTTGCACCCATTCACTTTCATCTTCAAAGGTTGGTGTAGTGTGCActtctatcatgccttgtaaggtctccAAAATTTCCAGGCATGGGCGatcagcaagtgcttgccctttgactgcctgttgtggtctccatttgaggttgaattttgtcaaggccaatgaccatcgatCTATCCTTCTTGTcagcaatggcttggtcagtatgtgcttgatcaaatcaatttttgagatcacgtaccccttagtttgaaacaagtagtgtCTCAACTTAGTActtgcaaaatataatgcaaggcagagCTTCTCCATCACGGAATATCACccttcagtatctgtcagcAATCTACTTAGGTAGTAGACTAccctttctcttccaacatcatcatcctgggccagtaagcacccaatggaatcatcagtagctgatatatacaacttctATGGTTTGTGCCTGTTGGGTGGCAGGAGAACTAGAGGTTTGCCtaggtaggccttgatggtttgaaaggtctcttcatgttttggctCCCATCTAAATGCATCCTctttctttaacttcaatagcTCTGAGAAGACCTTGGTCTTgcctgcaagattagaaataaattttctaaggtaatttacctgaccaaggaagctttggagctgttgtttgttcttcgatggttgagcttggcatatgactttagctttgttttggtc is a genomic window of Tripterygium wilfordii isolate XIE 37 chromosome 16, ASM1340144v1, whole genome shotgun sequence containing:
- the LOC119980723 gene encoding uncharacterized protein LOC119980723 — its product is MIEVHTTPTFEDESEWVQKFDWSSTEMAAGAGGHHFILVATNYFTKWVEAIHLKKVEQAEVVDFFKEQLMFRFGILETITTDQGIMFTGGEVKAFLEDYRVKLLTSIPHYAQANGQAEASNKVIIFILQKTIEDDPQAWHRILPETLWAYRISKRTNTTTNPFTLTYGHDASIQKL